Within Rhipicephalus sanguineus isolate Rsan-2018 unplaced genomic scaffold, BIME_Rsan_1.4 Seq9607, whole genome shotgun sequence, the genomic segment gtgtatatcaatctactgaaactgccgctagcgcatcatgagcgtggcatgtaaatcaggtcgtacatgacttgcatgtcatgattttcatgttaccaagtctcacttacgttcgtcatacagtcacgtcgcgtaacgccaatttttggtgtatatcacgcaagcgaaatggacgcgaatgcgccatgagcgtggcatgtaaatcatgacatacatgtcatggatgtcatggttttcgtgctaccacctgttattcatgttcttcataaagtcacatcgcacaataccaattttggtgtatatcaatctagcgaaacgcccgcgagtgcgccatgagcgtggcatgtaaatcatgtcatacatgacatgcatatcatgattttcatgttaccacgtctcacttacattcgtcatacagaaatgtctcgtcagttttcgtatgtatcccttcatttaaacggccgcgagcgccccgagaccatgtcatgtaaatcatgctgcacatgacatgcgcgtcatgatttgcatgttaggacctgtcattatgttcgtcatgaactcttgtcacgccgtaccaattttggtatatatgaaattaacggaacggccgcaagagcccaaaggccgtggaatgtaaatcatgctgttcatgacatgcgtgtcatgattttcatgatatgacctatcatttatgttcgtaataagggccatgttatgacacaccaattttggtacacatccgattaacgaaacggccaggagagcacaaagtcgtaggcggctagatagatagatagatagatacgctcaaagtcgcagaagttcgctaagaaatgcttcgcatttaaaaaacgcttGTTAGGTACGAGATGCATATTCaaacatgagaagtttacttATTTTTCCCTACGGCAATAAGTGTTGTCGTAACGGATATAGGCAACACCGATTAAACCAGACAACTGAGACGCCGCGTACGTTGAGAATTAAGCTCACGCGCGCGTTCTGCACATGCATATCTTCTGCCAGGTGCTCTTGGGCAGGCACCAAGTCCACTCACTGTACCTGTCCAACCTCTGCACAAAGTCCACTCGCGGTGGCGACGTATGCAGCTCAGAAGATTTCGAAGCATTTGGAAGACTTCCGTATACTTCAAAATGCGCTAGCGGTACCGTACGTAAGAGAACGTGAAGGGCAACCTGCTTAGTGGGCTGGTTACTGGAGTGGTAGTTAGTTATGACGAAGGACTTCTGTACACGGTCTAGTCGCCAGACGAGGCACTTTCCCGGAAAGTGGAACTCGGCGAGGGCATTCATGTAAGCGACGGCGTAGCGGGCGAACTCCAGCGCTGCTGAATTATCCCGCATTTCACTGTGAGCGCCGAGACAGGCGCAGAACTGCGGAGGTATCGATGCGTTGGCGCACGTCCTGTCGGCGGGAATAAAGGAAAAGAGGTTGAGGCCGTGGCGAGTGCGAGTGGCAGAGAACGACGGCAAGGACGACAGGCTAAGAAGCGTCGCGTGCAAATCGTAGGCGGTGATGAGTCGGCGCTGATTCGTTTccagccttgcagccacttcggGATGTTCGCGGAGGAAGCGCTTCGGGAGCGCCAGAAAGCAAAAGGGCGTCTTGTCTTCGTACCTTCCGAGCTCGCTACGGCGGGTTGATCCGTAGCGAGCACCATGATCGCTCAGAAGAAGCACGACAGTGCTGTCAAGGACCCCTCTGTTCGAAAGGCCCTTGAATAATGCTAAGAGCGGCTCATCCAGGATGGTTATGCCTTTGACGTGATTGTGGGTCACGTCCGACAGCCAGACGTACGAGAACGTTCTCGAGTGGTCGTTCAGCTTCAGCACGTCGCCGAGATACTTAATGAGCACCTTGGTCTTAAGCCGGGAACCCATGCAGAAGCGTTCTATTCCTCCTTTTTCGTCCATGAGTCGTAGAACGGAGACTGGGTAATAGTCGGTTGGCGTCACCTTAAATCCAGTTTGGTTGGGATAAGTGAAGAGGCCGTAGTGGGGCATCTCCTCCATGAACAGCGTCGTGTAACCCATCGCCTGGTACACGTTCCACAGAAGCGGAACCTTGTTGGAGTAGCTTCGCTTTAACATCTCCTCCACTTCGCTGGCCGCGAATCCCGACAGTAGGGAGATCTGGTTCGGAAACGAGCTGTCGCCGACCTTGTTGAAAGCGAGGAACTCGAACGCACCCATTTCTTCCATTAGGTAGTGTCTCGTCCGCGCCATGCGGCGCCTGAAGTTTAGGCTGGAGGTGGAATCGATGCCCAAAATGAGGATGTTCAATTGAGCTTCGATGGCTTTAGACGACGAGTACGAAGCGGCCCTTTCTCGGCCTTGAGGGACGAGAAAATATTCGACAAAAAGCTTCGACTTCCTCACCTCGCAAGTAACCTGGACGTATTCCTCGTGCAGTGGGCGCCCGAAGACCAGGCGTCTGGGAGGACTGAGGGCTGGGCTTGTGTCTGGAATGAGGCAGCTCGTATTACGCACCACTTCTCGGTAAGAGCAGCGCAGGTCCTTGGCCGACACGTTGTAGCCGTAGAGAAGGCGATCCTCCTGAAGGATTAACCGGTTCTCGTCTTGCTTTATGACGGTGGGCTTCCTTGCCAAACACATCGATTCGTACTCGGCGTCGGTGACTTCGGAGCCGTCGCCAACGATCGACCGCTGAAGGTCGTACAAGGGAAGCGTGCACCCTGGCAGTTGGAAGAAACCATCAGCCGCAGCAGTGTCTTCTTCTTCCTCGACCTTTATCTTCTCAAGTATGCTCTTCAGCGTTCTGAACGAGCATAACACAATCAGAGATAACACAACGCAACGAATGGCCCATGGGCATGATATGAAACGTCGACGCTTAGGGCAAAATTTTACCATTGCTCCCACGGTCTCTCGAAGCTCGGCTATTTCCGATGCAAGGCCCTTCCACGAATGGTGTCTGTTTGTCTGTTTCcacaaaattatggcacatacccactctggccAATCGGCCAAGACTGCGTATCGTAACTTGCCGCTGATAACTTCAAGAATGCGtattaatgaagaaaaaaaataagtgaaagaaaaaaattgaaaaaaaagtaaataacagcTAATATATTAACAAAATTGCGCAATTTCGTGCCTGCAGACCACACACCTGTATTTCTTTGACCAAAACAATTTGGAATTAATTGCAGTTTAGACTGTTAGATTGTAACACATTTTTAATCACTGTAAGAATATTTATTAGAGATTAAAATCAGACACGTTTTGTAGCTTGAATAAAATTACGAACCGCATCAAATACATCCCTTCGGCAATTTCCCAAAACGGAGGCACCTAAGTTTAGTACTATTTTTGCAGTTAAACTTAAACCTATTTTCGAAAATGGAATAACTAGAAGTCGTTTTCTGAGTAATGAATGCCTGCGACATGacaaaaataatgttcaatagtttcTATGTCTTGAGAGAAATTACAGAGAGGCGATATCGccgaccagccctgtgtaaatgttagtttaatggggggggggggggacacggcatcgaattCTGGTTATCATAACTTCAGACCGTCTCGACTGACCCCACTgaggtttccatggaaattttaaatGCTGATATTCCGTCCATGTCGTTATtgtttccatcatatctgtacaaattgctaattttctatatctgatcgcTGTTATATGTTCAACTACTGGAAGTACCGAAATTATAGGGCCATCCAGTGATGCTCGCGCTATGCAATCGTCCATTTCATTTAATTGTAACCCACAGTGACCTGAAACGCACAATAATTTTAGGAGCTTTAGCTCTGGCGGTACTAATGTGCGGAATGTCATTAGGGCTCGCGAGTTATCTGAAGCACATACTGAAAGAGGCTCTGGGATTATGGTGGTGCAGATTTCATTCGAAGGGAGTTTACGAAGCGCCAGAATTATAGCCACTAGCTCGGCTTCAACAACTGGAGGGAGATCTGGCGGCTTCACagagaatgaccagccaagcgaatgggaggcaattcctacgcctgccttttcatCATTCACTGACGCATATGTGACTGTTATGTTATTTGTTTCTGCATGTACCAGGTAATCTTGTAACCTGTTATTTAAGAATCTGAGAGATTGGAATTTAGATTTTGGTGGGAAAATGTCATCATATTTTATCCTAATATGGTGATTTGATCCATTAGTTTCTATTACCTTTCTATTGTCCACATTTATACTGTTCAGtttcttttgaacaaaaattatCTGGGGAGCGTTAAACCGTGgccaatgagcgagaaagaaggaGTCTGGGTCACTGATAACAATGGCGTATTCAGATATTCTTTCCGGTAAGCTACAAAATTTTAGAAATGTTTGTACCGTTAAGATGTGGAATCGACAATGCAATGTTGGCAGGCGTTCTACTTGTTAAATTACATTATTAGCCACAAACCTGTGAAGCCCCAGACACATACGCAGCGCTTCTCGCTTCAGCAGATCCAGGGGCTTTGATTTATAAACAGGGCCGCCTGAGAATAATATGCACCCAAATTCCAATATTGGGCGTATGTATATTTTATACAACATTATCATAGAGTCTCTACGTAACCCATATTTTCGGTTGCTCAGCCTGCGCAAAAAGCATGAAGCCCGTTGTGCCTTTGCTACTATGTACTGTATGTGCGGACTCCAGTTAGGTTTTTCGTTGTACATGATGCACAAATATTTGATAAAATCAACTTGTAGAATTGGTTCCTGTTTATATACTACACAAATTGAAACTGAATCTCCTAGTGGAAACACCAAGAGTGCACTTTTGCTTACATTTAATGATAATGACATCGACTTCAGCCATATTTCTAGCATACTAATGTATCTTTGCAACTTTGGATGTAATGAGTAAGTGTCACTGTCAGCAGCGAAGAATGtgatatcgtctgcataaatgTAGACATAGAGATCCTGACAAGTTGGAATTGAGCTCAGTAATATATTAAATGATATTAGAGATAGGACTGCTCCTTGGGGAACTGCGCGATTCTGTTTGAATTCAGATGGGGAACAGCCATTCTTAAAGCAATAAGATTCccttgattttaaaaattctgctaACCACTCAATAATATATTGTGGGAAATTTAAGCTCTGTAGACTGTTCAGTAAAATGGCGTCCAGTCTTCTGATTCTTCTTTCTCGTGGGCTGATCGATATAGGACATATGCGATGGCGCTCTGTCGACGCCTCACGGTTTGTTGGGCGATGTAGCTTCTGTCAGCTTGCCTTGGGAATTGACACCGCACGCCGCTATCCAGGTGATCCTGGCCAAGCACGCATCCGCTCGTTGACATTTCAGACTCTACTCCCGACTACGTAGGAGCCATAATTGAGTTGAGTCACACAGCTGAGCTAAACTAGAACAAAGCGGTTAAACATGGAGCAGGATTCACGAATAAAATATATTAAGGTGACAGTCTTAAACGGCTTATGAGAAGGCTCGAGAGATGGCTCATGAGTCTCTCGGTGATGAACCGTCGTGTAGCAccaaaaattcggcaaatcccacgccctgtgggaatcagtttcatgggAAGCAGGCAGCCACTAATATTATGCTGCACTTTTcggccttgagccaagcgttgcgaggtagATAGGTGTGTCTTTGTAAATTAAGGAGTTGtatgcacattgtgggcttaccaggcacgccgactacactgacgtttaaacggtaacttatggtctgacgtac encodes:
- the LOC119378754 gene encoding uncharacterized protein LOC119378754; translation: MSTSGCVLGQDHLDSGVRCQFPRTLKSILEKIKVEEEEDTAAADGFFQLPGCTLPLYDLQRSIVGDGSEVTDAEYESMCLARKPTVIKQDENRLILQEDRLLYGYNVSAKDLRCSYREVVRNTSCLIPDTSPALSPPRRLVFGRPLHEEYVQVTCEVRKSKLFVEYFLVPQGRERAASYSSSKAIEAQLNILILGIDSTSSLNFRRRMARTRHYLMEEMGAFEFLAFNKVGDSSFPNQISLLSGFAASEVEEMLKRSYSNKVPLLWNVYQAMGYTTLFMEEMPHYGLFTYPNQTGFKVTPTDYYPVSVLRLMDEKGGIERFCMGSRLKTKVLIKYLGDVLKLNDHSRTFSYVWLSDVTHNHVKGITILDEPLLALFKGLSNRGVLDSTVVLLLSDHGARYGSTRRSELGRYEDKTPFCFLALPKRFLREHPEVAARLETNQRRLITAYDLHATLLSLSSLPSFSATRTRHGLNLFSFIPADRTCANASIPPQFCACLGAHSEMRDNSAALEFARYAVAYMNALAEFHFPGKCLVWRLDRVQKSFVITNYHSSNQPTKQ